A window from Zingiber officinale cultivar Zhangliang chromosome 7A, Zo_v1.1, whole genome shotgun sequence encodes these proteins:
- the LOC122000498 gene encoding uncharacterized protein LOC122000498 → MGNSLRCCLACVLPCGAFDVVRIVHLSGQVEEHSRHVSAGEVLAANPGHILSEPCGSSQGGGAVRRCISIVSPESQLQRGHIYFLIPAAIATLHDHEKKIHTRNHHQQQQQQQQRQRRQHESVKDRQDVSQESPAGENPSHRRRRRTGRVGVWRPHLESICEGL, encoded by the coding sequence ATGGGAAACAGCCTGAGATGCTGCTTGGCATGCGTGCTGCCCTGCGGGGCCTTCGATGTCGTCCGAATCGTCCACCTCAGTGGCCAGGTGGAGGAGCACAGTCGCCACGTCAGCGCCGGGGAGGTCCTCGCGGCCAACCCCGGTCACATCCTCAGCGAACCCTGCGGCAGCTCCCAGGGCGGCGGCGCCGTGCGACGCTGCATCTCGATCGTGTCTCCGGAGTCCCAGCTCCAGCGCGGCCACATTTACTTCCTCATCCCGGCTGCAATTGCTACCTTGCATGATCATGAGAAGAAAATTCACACCAGAAATCAtcatcagcagcagcagcagcagcagcagcggcAGCGGCGGCAGCATGAATCTGTCAAGGATAGACAGGACGTGAGTCAGGAGAGTCCTGCCGGGGAGAATCCGAGCCACCGCCGCCGCCGTAGGACAGGCCGCGTCGGAGTGTGGAGGCCGCACCTCGAGAGCATTTGCGAAGGCTTGTAA
- the LOC122000499 gene encoding EPIDERMAL PATTERNING FACTOR-like protein 5, whose product MRGRREWRPKGGLTLCSCLWLSFLCCFLAFACRGCSDLCSSGCGSGRTPSQREELISAEAEVAEEGKRLRRKLMEPGSHPPRCVDKCDGCAPCRPLRVRVPPAAAAEIEEAAEYYPEVWRCQCGGRYFMP is encoded by the exons ATGAGAGGCAGGAGAGAATGGAGGCCCAAGGGAGGGCTCACGCTCTGTTCCTGTCTCTGGCTGTCTTTCCTCTGTTGCTTCCTTGCGTTTGCTTGCAGAGGTTGTTCGGATCTCTGTTCCTCCGGTTGTG GAAGTGGGAGGACGCCGTCGCAGCGGGAGGAGCTAATAAGTGCGGAGGCGGAGGTGGCAGAGGAGGGGAAGCGGTTGAGGAGGAAGCTGATGGAGCCGGGGTCGCATCCGCCGAGGTGTGTGGACAAGTGCGACGGGTGCGCGCCGTGCCGGCCCTTGCGCGTGCGGGTGCCTCCGGCGGCAGCCGCAGAGATAGAGGAGGCGGCGGAGTACTACCCGGAGGTGTGGCGGTGCCAGTGTGGCGGCCGTTACTTCATGCCGTGA